The following coding sequences are from one Delphinus delphis chromosome 19, mDelDel1.2, whole genome shotgun sequence window:
- the RND2 gene encoding rho-related GTP-binding protein RhoN — protein MEGQSGRCKIVVVGDAECGKTALLQVFAKDAYPGSYVPTVFENYTASFEIDKRRIELNMWDTSGSSYYDNVRPLAYPDSDAVLICFDISRPETLDSVLKKWQGETQEFCPNAKVVLVGCKLDMRTDLATLRELSKQRLIPVTHEQGTVLAKQVGAVSYVECSSRSSERSVRDVFHVATVASLGRGHRQLRRTDSRRGLQRSTQLAGRPDRGNGNGTGNEGEIHKDRAKSCNLM, from the exons ATGGAGGGGCAGAGCGGTCGCTGCAAGATCGTGGTGGTGGGGGACGCGGAGTGCGGCAAGACGGCGCTGCTGCAGGTGTTCGCCAAGGACGCCTACCCCGGG AGTTATGTCCCCACCGTGTTTGAGAACTACACCGCGAGCTTTGAGATCGACAAGCGCCGCATTGAGCTCAACATGTGGGACACTTCAG GTTCCTCTTACTACGATAATGTCCGGCCTCTGGCCTATCCTGATTCGGATGCTGTGCTCATCTGCTTCGACATTAGCCGACCAGAAACACTGGACAGTGTCCTCAAGAAG TGGCAAGGGGAGACTCAGGAGTTTTGCCCCAATGCCAAGGTTGTGCTGGTTGGCTGTAAACTAGACATGCGGACCGACCTGGCCACACTGAGGGAGCTGTCCAAGCAGAGGCTTATCCCTGTTACACATGAACAG GGCACTGTGCTGGCCAAGCAGGTGGGGGCCGTGTCCTACGTGGAGTGCTCCTCCCGGTCCTCTGAGCGCAGCGTCAGAGATGTCTTCCACGTGGCCACAGTGGCCTCCCTTGGCCGGGGCCATAGGCAGCTGCGCCGTACTGACTCACGCCGGGGACTTCAGCGATCTACTCAGCTGGCAGGACGGCCGGACCGGGGAAACGGGAATGGGACCGGAAACGAGGGCGAGATACACAAGGATAGAGCCAAGAGCTGCAACCTCATGTGA
- the VAT1 gene encoding synaptic vesicle membrane protein VAT-1 homolog: MSAEREVAEAATVVAVAEAEAGEDASSQLPKAEEAAGDAQPPAASEGPVAPSPPPLRCLVLTGFGGYDKVKLQTRPAAPPAPGTGQLTLRVKACGLNFADLMARQGLYDRLPPLPLTPGMEGAGVVIAVGEGVNDRKVGDRVMVLIRSGMWQEEVTVPSAQTFLMPEAMTFEEAAALLVNYITAYMVLFDFGNLRPGHSVLVHMAAGGVGMAAVQLCRTVENVMVFGTASAGKHEVLKESGVTHPIDYHTTDYVEEIKKISPKGVDIVLDPLGGSDTAKGYNLLKPMGKVVTYGMANLLTGPKRNLMAVARTWWNQFSVTALQLLPANRAVCGFHLGYLEGETELVSGVVARLVALYNQGHIKPHIDSVWPFEKVADAMRQMQEKRNVGKVLLVPGPEKEN; the protein is encoded by the exons ATGTCCGCCGAGAGAGAGGTAGCCGAGGCGGCCACCGTGGTGGCGGTGGCcgaggcagaggctggagaagATGCCTCTTCGCAGCTCCCGAAGGCGGAGGAGGCAGCCGGCGACGCCCAGCCACCCGCGGCCTCCGAGGGGCCCGTCGCCCCTTCGCCGCCGCCGCTGCGCTGCCTGGTGCTCACCGGCTTCGGTGGCTACGACAAGGTGAAGTTGCAGACCCGGCCGGCCGCTCCCCCGGCCCCCGGGACCGGCCAGCTGACGCTGCGCGTCAAGGCCTGCGGGCTCAACTTCGCCGACCTTATGGCCCGGCAGGGGCTGTACGACCGGCTGCCGCCGCTGCCCCTCACTCCAGGCATGGAGGGCGCGGGCGTGGTGATCGCTGTGGGAGAGGGAGTTAACGACCGCAAG gtCGGGGACCGGGTGATGGTGTTGATCCGGTCAGGCATGTGGCAGGAGGAGGTGACTGTGCCTTCGGCCCAGACCTTCCTAATGCCTGAGGCCATGACCTTTGAAGAAGCTGCTGCGTTGCTGGTCAATTATATCACAGCCTACATGGTCCTCTTTGACTTTGGCAACCTACGGCCTGGCCACAGCGTCTTGGTACACATGGCTGCAG GGGGTGTGGGTATGGCTGCCGTGCAGCTGTGCCGTACAGTAGAGAACGTGATGGTGTTCGGAACGGCCTCAGCCGGCAAGCATGAGGTGCTGAAGGAGAGCGGAGTCACACACCCCATCGACTACCACACGACTGACTACGTAGAGGAGATCAAGAAGATCTCTCCCAAAG GAGTGGACATCGTCCTGGACCCTCTGGGCGGGTCAGATACGGCCAAGGGCTACAACCTCCTCAAACCCATGGGCAAAGTAGTCACTTATG GAATGGCCAACTTGCTAACGGGCCCCAAGCGGAACCTGATGGCCGTGGCGCGCACATGGTGGAATCAGTTCAGTGTGACAGCTCTGCAGCTGCTGCCGGCCAACCGAGCCGTGTGTGGCTTCCACCTGGGCTACCTGGAGGGCGAGACGGAGCTGGTCAGCGGTGTGGTGGCCCGCCTCGTGGCTCTGTACAACCAGGGCCACATCAAACCCCACATCGACTCCGTGTGGCCCTTCGAGAAG GTGGCGGATGCCATGAGGCAGATGCAGGAGAAGAGGAACGTGGGCAAAGTCCTCCTGGTGCCTGGGCCGGAGAAGGAGAACTAG